One genomic window of Anguilla anguilla isolate fAngAng1 chromosome 13, fAngAng1.pri, whole genome shotgun sequence includes the following:
- the fmoda gene encoding fibromodulin a: MQLTATMRLTALLLLAAWAQLAHCQRQDPFYWLSALRSRGYAHGSLQADTTGGDCPAECDCPPTFPVAMYCDSRNIQQVPYIPSRMKYLYLQHNHISALPDGAFDNATGLIWIMMHENSLSSDKVGKKVFAKLKDLDRLYLYHNDLSRVPAQLPRSLRDLRLNHNRISKVQPNSFDGMAKLSVLLLNDNGIQDVGGALKGLQSLTLLDVSNNRLKKVPDLLPEMLHQLYLESNSIDALPTGFLDKFVKLQYVRIAHNLLTDGGIPPNTFNNSGLVELDLSYNKLERIPPVSTNLEHLYLQANHIKEFTLGSLCSVVDMVHFSHLKVLRLDGNEISREDLPTEAALCLRLAATIEM, from the exons ATGCAGCTGACTGCGACCATGCGGCTGACTGCGCTGCTGCTCCTGGCTGCCTGGGCGCAGCTGGCTCACTGCCAGCGGCAGGACCCGTTCTACTGGCTGTCGGCTCTGCGCAGCCGGGGGTATGCGCACGGCTCCCTGCAGGCTGACACCACCGGGGGGGATTGCCCCGCGGAGTGCGactgcccccccaccttccccgtCGCCATGTACTGCGACAGCCGCAACATCCAGCAGGTCCCTTACATCCCGTCCCGTATGAAGTACCTCTACCTGCAGCACAACCACATCAGCGCTCTCCCCGACGGGGCCTTCGATAACGCCACCGGGCTCATCTGGATCATGATGCACGAGAACAGCCTCAGCTCCGACAAGGTCGGCAAGAAGGTGTTCGCCAAGCTGAAGGACCTGGACCGGCTCTACCTGTACCACAACGACCTGTCCCGTGTGCCCGCACAGCTGCCCAGGTCACTTCGGGACCTGCGACTGAACCACAACCGAATATCCAAGGTGCAGCCCAACTCCTTCGACGGGATGGCCAAACTGAGCGTGCTCCTCCTCAACGACAACGGCATCcaggatgtgggcggggctctgaagGGTCTGCAGTCGCTGACGCTGCTGGACGTCAGCAACAACAGGCTGAAGAAGGTTCCGGACCTCCTGCCGGAGATGCTGCACCAGCTCTACCTGGAGTCCAACAGCATTGACGCGCTGCCCACCGGCTTCCTGGATAAGTTCGTCAAGCTGCAGTACGTGCGCATAGCCCACAACCTGCTGACGGATGGCGGGATCCCCCCAAACACTTTCAACAACAGCGGCCTGGTGGAGCTGGACCTGTCCTACAACAAGCTGGAGAGGATTCCCCCGGTCAGCACCAACCTGGAGCACCTCTACCTGCAGGCCAATCACATCAAAG AGTTCACGTTGGGCAGCCTGTGCAGTGTGGTGGACATGGTGCACTTCTCGCACCTGAAGGTGCTGAGGCTGGACGGGAACGAGATCAGCCGGGAAGACCTGCCAACCGAAGCGGCTCTCTGTCTCCGCCTCGCAGCCACCATCGAGATGTAG